A single Rhopalosiphum padi isolate XX-2018 chromosome 4, ASM2088224v1, whole genome shotgun sequence DNA region contains:
- the LOC132928808 gene encoding serine/threonine-protein phosphatase 4 regulatory subunit 3A isoform X2, whose translation MFDAMTDTKRRVKLYALNADRQWDDRGTGHVSCTYVERLKGVSLLVRAEADGALLLESKIQHDTVYQKQQDTLIVWSEADNFDLALSFQEKAGCEEIWEKICSVQGKDPTIETTQDIVEESEDERFDDLSDSAPPVELPLCEIGRLKEIKDLFITCMATPLNKDRLAEAIENDGYVRKLVKLFNLCEDLNNLEGLHCLYDIVKNIFLINKNALFEMLFADDIIFDVIGCLEYDPTLPIRKYHRHHLKNVSKFKEVILITNLELLNKIHQTHRVQYIQDVVLPTPSVFEDNMLSALSSFIFFNKVEIVTLIQEDEKFLPDLLGQLQDESTPDSRKLELVQFLKEFCNFSQNLQPPQKEGFFRTLTSLGILPMLEMTLMSEDVNIKQAAIDILTILVEFSPSVIREYILQQSSDTVTQANGNEVELMLMNVIIEQMICDTDPDLGRAVQLMGVIRVLIDPENMLPSLSKVEKTDFLNYFYKHSVQILIAPLLANTVDGEPARDDYQNAQLLAHILELLTFCVEHHSYHIKTCILNKDLLKRVLVLMKSAHKFLVLGALRFMRKIVALKDEFYNRYIMKGCLFGPVIDCLLDNNGRYNLLDSAIIELFEFIKLEDIKILIAHVVENYGKKFEHIDYVQTFKALRIRHSQQTEKLKEKPITNVTVSTGRFRRDPRQIEDEEEIWFNNEDDEFDDGEAVVPHTGMTGSTEITASEQLESIGKSIDKKCEGSSTKIFGTTVKTTPVMNNNLVATPTLSSSPEESKNSSLLKKALVDYEGDSDEEEDENGDLKSPTKRPRYT comes from the exons ATGTTCGACGCAATGACTGACACCAAGCGGCGAGTGAAGTTGTACGCCCTGAATGCTGATCGTCAGTGGGACGATCGTGGCACAGGGCATGTGTCGTGCACATACGTTGAACGACTCAAAGGCGTTTCTCTTTTGGTTCGAGCCGAAGCCGATG gtgCTCTTTTATTAGAATCCAAAATTCAACACGATACAGTTTATCAAAAACAACaa GATACACTCATTGTTTGGTCTGAAGCTGATAATTTTGACTTAGCATTAAGTTTTCAAGAAAAAGCCGGTTGTGAAGAAATATGGGAAAAAATTTGTAGTGTTCAAGGAAAAGACCCAACAATAGAAACTACTCAAGATATTGTTGAAGAGTCTGAAGATGAGCGATTTGATGATCTATCAGATTCAGCTCCTCCTGTTGAATTACCACTATGTGAAATAGGCAGACTTAAAGAAATTAAAGac ctttTTATCACTTGTATGGCCACACCTTTAAATAAAGATAGGCTAGCTGAAGCTATTGAAAATGATGGCTATGTACGCAAGTTGGTAAAATTATTCAATCTATGTGAGGATCTCAATAATTTGGAAGGTCTTCATTGTTTGTATGATATTGTCAAAAACATTTTCCTTATCAATAAAAATGCTTTGTTTGAAATGCTTTTTGCTG atgatattatatttgatgtcaTTGGCTGTTTAGAGTATGATCCAACTTTACCTATCCGTAAATACCATAGACATCATTTAAAGAATGTTTCCAA atttaaagaaGTCATACTAATAACTAATCTCGAGTTATTGAACAAAATACATCAAACACATAGAGTGCAGTACATACAAGATGTGGTTCTTCCTACACCATCTGTATTTGAGGATAATATGTTATCTGCATTaagtagttttatatttttcaataaagtgGAAATTGTCACTTTAATAcaa gaAGATGAAAAGTTTTTACCAGATCTGTTAGGTCAACTCCAAGACGAAAGCACACCAGACTCCAGGAAACTAGAACTAGTACAATTCTTGAAGGAATTCTGCAACTTTTCACAAAATTTACAGCCTCCTCAGAAGGAAGGATTCTTCAGA aCACTAACTTCTCTGGGTATTTTACCAATGCTTGAAATGACTTTAATGTCTGAAGATGTGAATATAAAACAGGCCGCCATTGACATTCTTACCATTCTTGTTGAATTCTCACCTTCTGTTATACGAGAATACATTCTTCAACAGTCTTCTGATACTG TGACTCAAGCAAATGGAAATGAAGTAGAATTGATGTTGATGAATGTAATAATCGAACAGATGATATGTGATACAGATCCTGATCTCGGACGTGCGGTCCAGCTAATGGGTGTTATACGAGTTTTAATTGACCCTGAAAACATGCTGCCTTCGCTAAGCAAAGTAGAAAAAACTGATTTTctcaactatttttataaacacagTGTCCAGATTCTCATAG cgccGTTATTGGCAAATACAGTGGATGGTGAACCAGCGCGAGATGACTACCAAAATGCTCAGTTATTAGCACATATCCTTGAGTTGCTGACATTTTGTGTAGAACATCAttcatatcatataaaaacttgCATACTGAACAAAGATTTATTGAAACGTGTATTGGTACTAATGAAATCAGCCCATAAATTTTTAGTATTAGGAGCTTTACGATTCATGAGGAAAATTGTTGCATTAAAAGACGAGTTTTATAACCGTTATATTATGAAGGGATGTTTATTCGGTCCTGTTATTGATTGCCTACTAGATAATAATGGCCGTTACAATTTACTCGATTCTGCCATCATTgaattgtttgaatttattaaacttgaagatattaagatattaatagCACATGTTGTTGAAAATTATGGTAAAAAGTTTGAACATATTGATTATGTACAAACATTCAAAGCTCTTAGGATACGTCATAGTCAGcaaacagaaaaattaaaagaaaaacctATCACAAA TGTGACTGTATCAACTGGTCGATTTAGAAGAGATCCACGACAAATAGAAGACGAAGAAGAAATATGGTTTAATAACGAAGATGATGAATTTGATGATGGTGAAGCAGTTGTTCCACATACAGGAATGACAGGTTCAACTGAAATTACAGCCTCTGAACAATTGGAATCTATcg GTAAAAGTATTGACAAGAAATGTGAAGGTAGCAGCACAAAAATATTTGGCACTACTGTCAAAACAACCCcagttatgaataataatttggtaGCTACTCCAACATTAAGTTCATCACCTGAAGAATCAAAAAATAGTTCTCTTTTGAAAAAA GCTCTAGTTGACTATGAAGGTGATTCAGATGAAGAAGAAGATGAAAATGGAGATTTAAAATCGCCAACCAAGAGGCCccgttatacataa
- the LOC132928808 gene encoding serine/threonine-protein phosphatase 4 regulatory subunit 3A isoform X1, which yields MFDAMTDTKRRVKLYALNADRQWDDRGTGHVSCTYVERLKGVSLLVRAEADGALLLESKIQHDTVYQKQQDTLIVWSEADNFDLALSFQEKAGCEEIWEKICSVQGKDPTIETTQDIVEESEDERFDDLSDSAPPVELPLCEIGRLKEIKDLFITCMATPLNKDRLAEAIENDGYVRKLVKLFNLCEDLNNLEGLHCLYDIVKNIFLINKNALFEMLFADDIIFDVIGCLEYDPTLPIRKYHRHHLKNVSKFKEVILITNLELLNKIHQTHRVQYIQDVVLPTPSVFEDNMLSALSSFIFFNKVEIVTLIQEDEKFLPDLLGQLQDESTPDSRKLELVQFLKEFCNFSQNLQPPQKEGFFRTLTSLGILPMLEMTLMSEDVNIKQAAIDILTILVEFSPSVIREYILQQSSDTVTQANGNEVELMLMNVIIEQMICDTDPDLGRAVQLMGVIRVLIDPENMLPSLSKVEKTDFLNYFYKHSVQILIAPLLANTVDGEPARDDYQNAQLLAHILELLTFCVEHHSYHIKTCILNKDLLKRVLVLMKSAHKFLVLGALRFMRKIVALKDEFYNRYIMKGCLFGPVIDCLLDNNGRYNLLDSAIIELFEFIKLEDIKILIAHVVENYGKKFEHIDYVQTFKALRIRHSQQTEKLKEKPITNCSVTVSTGRFRRDPRQIEDEEEIWFNNEDDEFDDGEAVVPHTGMTGSTEITASEQLESIGKSIDKKCEGSSTKIFGTTVKTTPVMNNNLVATPTLSSSPEESKNSSLLKKALVDYEGDSDEEEDENGDLKSPTKRPRYT from the exons ATGTTCGACGCAATGACTGACACCAAGCGGCGAGTGAAGTTGTACGCCCTGAATGCTGATCGTCAGTGGGACGATCGTGGCACAGGGCATGTGTCGTGCACATACGTTGAACGACTCAAAGGCGTTTCTCTTTTGGTTCGAGCCGAAGCCGATG gtgCTCTTTTATTAGAATCCAAAATTCAACACGATACAGTTTATCAAAAACAACaa GATACACTCATTGTTTGGTCTGAAGCTGATAATTTTGACTTAGCATTAAGTTTTCAAGAAAAAGCCGGTTGTGAAGAAATATGGGAAAAAATTTGTAGTGTTCAAGGAAAAGACCCAACAATAGAAACTACTCAAGATATTGTTGAAGAGTCTGAAGATGAGCGATTTGATGATCTATCAGATTCAGCTCCTCCTGTTGAATTACCACTATGTGAAATAGGCAGACTTAAAGAAATTAAAGac ctttTTATCACTTGTATGGCCACACCTTTAAATAAAGATAGGCTAGCTGAAGCTATTGAAAATGATGGCTATGTACGCAAGTTGGTAAAATTATTCAATCTATGTGAGGATCTCAATAATTTGGAAGGTCTTCATTGTTTGTATGATATTGTCAAAAACATTTTCCTTATCAATAAAAATGCTTTGTTTGAAATGCTTTTTGCTG atgatattatatttgatgtcaTTGGCTGTTTAGAGTATGATCCAACTTTACCTATCCGTAAATACCATAGACATCATTTAAAGAATGTTTCCAA atttaaagaaGTCATACTAATAACTAATCTCGAGTTATTGAACAAAATACATCAAACACATAGAGTGCAGTACATACAAGATGTGGTTCTTCCTACACCATCTGTATTTGAGGATAATATGTTATCTGCATTaagtagttttatatttttcaataaagtgGAAATTGTCACTTTAATAcaa gaAGATGAAAAGTTTTTACCAGATCTGTTAGGTCAACTCCAAGACGAAAGCACACCAGACTCCAGGAAACTAGAACTAGTACAATTCTTGAAGGAATTCTGCAACTTTTCACAAAATTTACAGCCTCCTCAGAAGGAAGGATTCTTCAGA aCACTAACTTCTCTGGGTATTTTACCAATGCTTGAAATGACTTTAATGTCTGAAGATGTGAATATAAAACAGGCCGCCATTGACATTCTTACCATTCTTGTTGAATTCTCACCTTCTGTTATACGAGAATACATTCTTCAACAGTCTTCTGATACTG TGACTCAAGCAAATGGAAATGAAGTAGAATTGATGTTGATGAATGTAATAATCGAACAGATGATATGTGATACAGATCCTGATCTCGGACGTGCGGTCCAGCTAATGGGTGTTATACGAGTTTTAATTGACCCTGAAAACATGCTGCCTTCGCTAAGCAAAGTAGAAAAAACTGATTTTctcaactatttttataaacacagTGTCCAGATTCTCATAG cgccGTTATTGGCAAATACAGTGGATGGTGAACCAGCGCGAGATGACTACCAAAATGCTCAGTTATTAGCACATATCCTTGAGTTGCTGACATTTTGTGTAGAACATCAttcatatcatataaaaacttgCATACTGAACAAAGATTTATTGAAACGTGTATTGGTACTAATGAAATCAGCCCATAAATTTTTAGTATTAGGAGCTTTACGATTCATGAGGAAAATTGTTGCATTAAAAGACGAGTTTTATAACCGTTATATTATGAAGGGATGTTTATTCGGTCCTGTTATTGATTGCCTACTAGATAATAATGGCCGTTACAATTTACTCGATTCTGCCATCATTgaattgtttgaatttattaaacttgaagatattaagatattaatagCACATGTTGTTGAAAATTATGGTAAAAAGTTTGAACATATTGATTATGTACAAACATTCAAAGCTCTTAGGATACGTCATAGTCAGcaaacagaaaaattaaaagaaaaacctATCACAAA TTGTAGTGTGACTGTATCAACTGGTCGATTTAGAAGAGATCCACGACAAATAGAAGACGAAGAAGAAATATGGTTTAATAACGAAGATGATGAATTTGATGATGGTGAAGCAGTTGTTCCACATACAGGAATGACAGGTTCAACTGAAATTACAGCCTCTGAACAATTGGAATCTATcg GTAAAAGTATTGACAAGAAATGTGAAGGTAGCAGCACAAAAATATTTGGCACTACTGTCAAAACAACCCcagttatgaataataatttggtaGCTACTCCAACATTAAGTTCATCACCTGAAGAATCAAAAAATAGTTCTCTTTTGAAAAAA GCTCTAGTTGACTATGAAGGTGATTCAGATGAAGAAGAAGATGAAAATGGAGATTTAAAATCGCCAACCAAGAGGCCccgttatacataa